In Impatiens glandulifera unplaced genomic scaffold, dImpGla2.1, whole genome shotgun sequence, the following proteins share a genomic window:
- the LOC124918270 gene encoding RNA-binding protein FUS-like: PHVGIQQQPPVSGGYVQAGVQQQQPVSGGYAQPVSGAGYGQMGYGSYQSGYPEQQPPQQPPVAAGVGAYGYQSSTGGDQAAYAGGSYAQPAAAVHQGGYDQSVQPQPGGGGYGNGAPAGAAPPVGY, translated from the coding sequence CCTCATGTTGGGATACAGCAGCAGCCACCAGTTTCGGGTGGTTATGTGCAGGCTGGAGTACAGCAGCAGCAGCCAGTATCTGGCGGTTATGCTCAGCCAGTTTCGGGTGCTGGTTATGGGCAAATGGGTTACGGGTCATACCAGTCCGGTTATCCCGAACAGCAGCCGCCACAACAACCACCAGTAGCAGCAGGAGTAGGAGCATACGGTTACCAATCTTCTACAGGTGGTGATCAAGCGGCTTATGCTGGGGGAAGTTATGCCCAGCCAGCGGCTGCCGTTCATCAAGGTGGTTATGATCAATCGGTTCAACCGCAGCCTGGTGGCGGCGGGTATGGAAACGGGGCACCTGCCGGGGCAGCACCGCCTGTTGGTTACTAG